The nucleotide sequence acattcatctttctcacatttaatttttttctcttattttcctttaagggtaaaaaaggaaatattgatttattccgatagaaaatatgcaactaacaaacattacttttaagagtgatatccatgctcatactcatttcTATTCCACAATATAATGATTCCCATTCGAtttccattccgattcctatttccATGCTCATATCAAACGCCCCCCTTAATTTatatattgaaatatttttttaaaaaataaaaatgataaagagTAATAGGATGATAGATAGGATATAAATATCTGAAACTCCGACTTTATAGAGATGAGTATGAAAATTAAATACCTAATAAGTATGAGGATAAATATgagtataaatataataaatgatGATGAATACGAACCTAAATCTTATTCATTACCCTCCCTATATAtaggttattattttttttttaaaatactaatACATGACGAAATCCGCGGCGTAATGTCTGCAGAAGAGTAaaattcattatatatatatctgCTCGTGACTCTTGAATGGCATGCGGAAGGGGCAAGACTGGCTTCCATTCATCATGTCGTTCATTTTGTCAttgtttttaattattaattacgaGGCAGATCCATGATTAAAGCTCATGGTTTTGGAACCATTCTTTAATCCGTTTCGGTCTTTTGCGGATTTCACTCGTGTTAGTCATGACCCGTCTCCTAGTCTCGAATTGCCACAATGCGAACAACCTGCTTAGCTTGGCCAAGTTCGATCCGATAAGTCCTTCAAAGCCCTAACGGATCAGATCGTGCAATGGATGAGGTCGGCAATTACAACCCACCGCGTTGTCGCCTTGGCGGCGGCGCCGGACCTCCGCGCGTTTGGCCTCCTCCTCCAGCGCTGGGCCGACGGCGGCTGCCTCCGCGAGGGCCAGAAGCTTCACGCTCGCCTCGTCGCCCTCGCCGTCGTTCCGTCCAACTTCCTGGCCTCCAAGCTCATCTCCCTCTATTCCCGCTGCTGCCGCCTCCAGGACGCCCGGCGCCTGTTCGACGATATCCCTCACCGAAATATCTTCTCCTGGAACGCTATGCTCCTTGCCTATGCTCTCCATGACCACGCCTCTCTGGCGGTGTGCCTCTGCTCCTCCCTCCCCGCTTCCATCCCTCCAAACGCATTCACCCTTTCCGCTCTCCTCAAATCTCTCACCTCCCTCCCGGCCTCCTCCCATCACAGGTCCATACACGCGCTCGGCCTCCGGCGAGACCTTGCCAGCGACATCTTCGTGTCCAACGGACTCATCACCTCTTACGCGCACGCGGATGATTTAGTCTCCGCTCGAAGGCTGTTCGACGAAATGCTCGTGAGGGACATCGTTTCCTGGAACGCGATGCTCTCTGGCTACTCGCAAAGCGGCCACTACGAGGAATGCTTGCAATTGTATCGGGAGATGGAAGCAGGGCCCGACGGCGTCCTTCCTAACGCCGTCACCGTGCTGAGCGTGTTGCAGGCTTGCTCTCGGCTCGAGAACCTAGCATTCGGCTTGGAAGTTCATCGCTTTGCTGTGGAGCATGATGTCAAGATGGACCGCGCCGGCTGGAATTCGATCATCGGTTTCTATGCTAAGTGTGGGTGCTTGGATTATGCCCGCCAAGTGTTCGATGGAATGAGCGACAGAGATGGTGTCACTTACAGCACGTTGATCACTGGGTACATGAGCTACGGGCTCGTCGCTCCGGCTATTGATCTCTTCCAGAAAGCGGATTCTCCAGTCCTCAGTACGTGGAACGCTATGATCGCTGGTCTAGCGCAGAATGACAGCCATGGCCAAGTTCTGGACTTTCTGCGTCGGATGCAAGCCTCTGGTTTCCGTCCCAATGCAGTAACCCTTTCTTCTGTTTTCCTAACACTTGCATTCTATTCGAACTTGCTCGGAGCTAAACAAGTCCATGGTTTCGCAATCAGAAGTGACTACGAGCAGAACATCTACATAACGACTGCTCTCATCGACACCTATGCTAAAGCTGGCTCATTGGAAGCTGCTCGGCGAGTGTTCGATGCAACGACAAGTAGAAGTCTCATCATTTGGACTGCAATCATATCAGCTTACGCTGCTCACGGTGACGTAGAAGCTGCCCTTCAGTTGTTCAATGAAATGCTCGAAGCAGGAATCAAGCCCGACCACGTGACCTTCACGGCGGTGCTGTCTGCCTGTGCTCATGCCGGGGCACTAGATGAAGCTCGCAGGATCTTTGACGCCATGCCTCCCGCCTTTGGCGTTCCACCGAAGATGGAGCACTATGCATGCATGGTCGGAGTCCTTAGCCGCGGTGGAATGATTAGAGAGGCTGCTCAGTTCATCGAAAAGATGCCATTTGAGCCAAACTGCAAGGTGTGGGGTGCGCTGCTCAATGGAGCAACGGTTTATGGCGATGTTGCACTTGGGCAGCTTGCCTTTGAACATCTGCTGGAGATTGAGCCTGAGTGCACAGGGAACTACATTCTCATGGCGAATTTGTACTCCAAGGCTGGGAGATGGGAAGAAGCAAAGATGGTGAGGGGGCGGATGAAGGAGATAGGATTGGAACACGTTCCAGGTTGCAGTTGGATTGAGACCTGCGATGGTCCGCAGTCATTTGTAGCTGGCAATACTTCGAACACGAGATCTGCAGAAATATGTGCAATATTACAAGGATTGCTGGGATTGATGAGGGAGGAAGGTTATTCTTCCTTTGAAGAGTTAGAGGAGGATTACTAGtacattatatatttatattggttcCAATATTGTTTTGAGGATAAATCCATgtgataatcaattaatttattgaTCAGTTTTGGcctttaggaattattattatcagtttattttttttttcaaaatttttatttcgACATTCAAATCTTTATTTTCCAGGTTAGTGGAACATCTTTTCTAATCCTACCTGGATACTATAATCTATTAATTTTAATGTGATGTCTGATGGGCCGGCCCGGTTGCAGGCCACAGCCGAGCCCAAGATGAGCCTCGCTCGAGCACGGTCGAGATGCACATGACTCGGTCCGGTGACGAGGGAACAACCAAACGCAAAACCCCAACGGCCTCCTCGATCGCCGCGGCGCCGTGCTCGCTCCTCCGGTTGAGTCGTcgccttctttttcttctctctctTGATCTCCCTTCTGTCATTCCACGCCGCCTCAAAGCTGCCACTGCCCTCAGGCATCTCAAATCGTCGCTGCCACCAGCCGTCGTCCTCAGCCAATAGCTAAGATCGGGACCTCTCCTTCGCGTTTATCACCGATCGCCGCGGCTACCTCCAATCGTTACCCGAGGCAGCATCCGCTTCCTGTGCCAACCTAAGTAGCGGCTCTCCGAGCTACGCGTATCGCGATACCGGATTCCGTCGAACCTTACCTGCGGCATTGCACCACCCACCCGACTTCTCAGCATCCTTCTTCTCGAACCGAACCAAATCCACTTAGTTCAAAATAGGGAAAACTATAGCCTCCGACGGGAATTTAGACCTTTCCTCCACGGTCGCTGAACCGGAGCGCATCGCTGCCCTTGGAGCCGATCCTTCACTTGTGAACATCACACAATGTCGGAACTTGTTGGCGCTGGACAGATGAAGGACAAGAGAGCATTCAAGTGCGCCATCGCGGTTGTTGGGATCATGAGCACCCTACTTATCTATGGGATTCTGCAGGTACATCAAGTAGTGATACTCTTTATGCACTTACgcgatcttttatttatttatttatttattggtaATTTTGGTTCTGTTGACGGAACGATGATCATTTGTCCTgttattctttaaaaataatgAGCGATCGTGTGACATGTCCCCATAAACTTCACATCATATGTTGGACCATTTCTTTCTGTTGGTCTGTAATTCTTCTACACAAGAGATGGTGTGACAGGTCCCCATAaacaatttaccaaagggcgtTGCTTGGATATTATATTTATCAAAAGACGCATCGTAggttggtatttaccaaagggcgcaGTTTAACAAATTCAATTCCCAAATTACCCTTGTGGCTACCTGGCAACCACGTTTTTCAATCATCATTTTCCAAGCATCCAAGGCACAAatcaaattgaaaaataatttgtggttcggatGCACGTCATCTCACTGTGCGTGGTGTTATAAACACGAAAGAATATGAACCCTGCGCTTGCCATTACTGCTCGTGCTGGTTGGCGGGATTGCAATAGACTAGTTAGGTTTTCGTGATATTGGCGTAAGAGTTTCAAGAGGAGACCAAAGGACAACTGCAGTTAAAAACGTCAGTcgagaaggacaaacttcttgcaagaggaaaattagtagaagaatacatttaaagatttagatATGTATGTATAGATTTATTACTGTAAATTAGGGTAGTGATGGTAAATAAAAATTACAGTATTGTAGCAAAGGGTGGTGGAAAAAAATGGTTGTTATGGTTtattttggttgtgtggggaataaATACTCAACAACACCTGCAATATGATGTAATAGAATACTTAATCGATTTAAGTCTTGTTAGTTTCTGCGgttgatagttaagtttggctaaccattttttatttagggtttagggtttagtcagtggtggtccTAGTTTACAAAAAGTGTCTACTTCAATAGGGACCTGATATcatcgatatcaggcccaacgtgatctTTGGTTAAAAGTTGGATTTTACATCAtataaatcttttcctcgctcaacccttcctaGTGGTTTCAATTAAGCAAAATTACAAATTAACGACATCACTTgattatgtagttgcaaatttactaaattagTTTGGAATTTATTTATCAGGGACGATCATATAACTGAAGAACTTCTCTCTAAGATATGGAATACACTTGATACaaattctagcattggacatggagctaatgtaggagaagtatccagaacaaatattccattatcttcgcagtatagttgtgtgcctaacacaaatagaaatagaagcagtaatttaacatttgatctaaatgaaaaagctagtattcaagaagatgaacttctgaatccttgtacaacacttgatgtttactttgagcctacttggagggaggaggaagggtattataaccgaaTTGGAGAGGAATTGCAATGTAATACAGATGCACAAGaattcttagctgatgatatacagattgaacaatatgaaatatctccggagcagtacagtgacttagaggaggagttcccaatagctgatgatccatatattctaaattctcgattgctccaaaaGCCAGTGGAAGAGGCAACAGatgagcatgaattttttgtTGGACAGATTTTTccgtctcgacaagagttcaagaatgcacttgtgaaacatgccatggttaaacatatgagatataacccagtcaacactcggaaaaataaagtaaaagtcgtctgcttcaatcaaccgtgtaaatggagagtagttgcccgggggatgtagagttcattgttacgaaatatataaaggaataccaatgtggcaccattagggaaagtgctgatcatcaaacatgctcttcatcctttgtagcttcttttgttgaagagcaatttcttgctaatgaacaatacaagccaagtatgattatagcagatataaaagctaggtttggaatgaccatatcatacagaaaagcatacatagctcgagagaaagcgatgaagaaagttgttggagattatgaccaagcatatagagatcttccactatatctgcgtgagttaagagtcagagatcctgaaacctatgtggcactacacaggaatgaggataatcagttccaacgctgtttttggggttttggagcttgtagaagagtattcaggtcttatcttcgcaaattgattggaattgatgccacacacctaagaggcaaatatccgggtgtgttgttgattgctacatcaattgatgctaatgacaatgtcctcccagtagcctttgaaatcgctgaagttgaatgtgggtctgcatgggagtgatttttggatcatacgaagagattctttgatgttgatccagagtcaatgactatagtatcagatagacatcgcgACACTATAGTTAGGAAAGTCTATCCTACCgcccatcatgctttttgttgccaccacatgtcttgcaatatggtaacaaatatgatctcataatgcagtccatgcttgaaaaacatccagatgctcataagtggcttcagaacattgaccctaaaagatgggctaatgcacactttagtggcagaAGGTACATAATGCTAAcaaccaattgtgtagagagtttaaatgctttgttcaaggagacacgtgaacttcccataaataagttaattgataataccagaagaaaggttgctcaatggttctttaaccgtagggaggaagtgtcgaaatggtatgttgcgttgacacctcatgctaccaaagaaatggaatcaaggagggagaaagctagacgatataaagtccacccctactctcaatctgaaatggaagtagagacatggggcgcttcatacattgttgatttggagagaaaatattgtaactgcggggagtttcaaatttcaggattgccttgctcacatgcaattACCGTCATcattcaccggaacatggatacactcccatattgtgaacattattttcattcacagaattggaatgcgatatacatggatcgtatttacccctgtcgaagtaaggaattttggcctaggggagtAAACAACATTATAGTTCTATGTCCCCGTAACCTTGTGCAGCCGGGTAGGCGAAAGAAGACAAGGATCGAGTCGAAACATAATAGGAAGGTAAAAGTCAAACgcagcaggtgcaaacaactggccataatcggaggacctgtagaatgccgCCAACCCTTGGTTCTTGAAATaattgtaaattggaggagttgatCTATATGTTTTGTATGCAGTACATACATAGAATTGTAAGAAAAACAGTTTTGGAAAGTTATGTTTCTGTTATATCGTTTTATGtagtatttattttatgataCAGTGGTATTGTAGGGATGAGAAGTGTCAACCATCACTTGCAAGGCATAattaatacttcacaccatatagGTTTAGTATATCTTTgcatttcaattcaacaggaaggggtTTGAAATTTCAAAGTAATGtaaatatgttttgaaatataAATGAGTTTAAACTCAGACAAAGGGATTGTAGTCATCCTTGAAAAATGAGATTGGAgtcattgaaaaagaaaacaggtcactgttccgtgccaactggcacggagcaataacTTCTAATCTAGGGAgtataaataagttttgacaccatttataccatctccccactcagaccatcacagggaacgtgatttcaggtaaatccaagtaggggagggccatcagtggatttttggtcaaaatccactgatggacctagacacctctgatttgacccatttcagttcgagtgggattaTGTAATTGCAAGtactccaacggtgctagcaaatcatggtttaaaggtatatatgtgtggtagcaagtgttgaaaataaaaaaaaaaaattcagccaccgttgggcctgatatgagagcatatcagacccaacgtgggcctgataagagagcatatcaggcccaacgtgggtctgttATGATAtcgtttcttaaaacttgattctatctcccccttgtataaactcaacacgtgctaccatgctccttataaaaaaaataaataaaataaaattagaaggtgctaccataggatTTAAGGCTACAGCAtcgccatcagtgagttttgtgCCAACTGACACGGAGCCATAACTTAGTTTCCAGGGTGTAAAAttcgttttgacaccatatataccatctccccacccagaccttcacagggaactttattccaggtaaatccaagtaggggagggccatcagtgggttttggtcaaaacccactgatggacttagacacctctgatttgacccatttcagttcaaGTGGGATTAtggaattgcaaggactccaccggtgctagcaaatcatggtttaaagctatatatgtgtggtagcaagtgttgaaaaaaaaaaaattcagccaccgttgggcctgatatgagagcatatcaggcccaccgcCTGATATGAGCGCATAACAGCCCAACGCGGGTATGGTAATATAtcgtttcttaaaacttgattctatctcccccttctataaactcaacacgtgctaccatgccccttataaaaaaataaaataaaataaaattagaaggtgctaccatagggtttaagtctacagcatggccatcagtgggttctgtgccaactggcacggagccataacttagtttccagggtgtataaattcgttttgacaccatatataccatcttccCACCCAGACCTTCACAGGaacttgatttcaggtaaatccaagtaggggagggccatcagtgggttttggtcaaaatccattgatggacttagacacCTCTGATTTTACCCATTTCAATTCGAGTGGGATTCTGGAATTACAAGGGCTCCAACGGTGCTAGCAAATCATGGTTTAATGCTATATATGTGTGGtagcaagtgttgaaaaaaaaaaatttagccaccgttgggcctgatatgagagcatatcagactcaccgtgggcctgatatgatagcatatcaggcccaacgtgggcctgatataagcgcatatcaggcctaacgtgagcCTGGTAATATAtcgtttcttaaaacttgattttatctTCCCCTTCTATAAACTAAACACGTGCTACCATGccccttataaaaaaataaaataaaataaaattagaagatgctaccatagggtttaagtctacagcATGACCATCAGTGGTttctgtgccaactggcacggagccataacttagtttccagggtgtataaattcgttttgacaccatatataccatctccccacccatactttcacagggaacttgattttaggtaaatccaagtaggggaggaccatcagtgggttttggtcaaaacccattatggacctagacacctctgatttgacccatttcatTCGAGTGAGATTCTGGAAttacaaggactccaacggtgctagcaaatcatggtttaaagctatatatgtgtggtagcaagtgttgaaaaaaaaaaaaattcagccaCCGTtcggcctgatatgagagcatatcaggcccaacgtgagcctggTAATATAtcgtttcttaaaacttgattctatctcccccttctataaactaAACACGTGCTACCATGccccttataaaaaaataaaataaaataaaattagaaggttctaccatagggtttaagtctacagcatgaccatcagtgggttctgtgccaactagcacggagccataacttagttttcagggtgtataaattcgttttgacaccatatataccatctcccacCTAACCTTCACAGGAaacttgatttcaggtaaatccaagtaggggagggccatcgggttttggtcaaaacccactgatggacctagacacctctgatttgacccatttcagttcgagtgggattctggaattgcaaggactccaatggtgctagcaaatcatggtttaaagctcCATATGTGTGGTggaaagtgttgaaaaaaaattaaatcaaccaCAATCAGTAAAATCAAATAtgtgagagcatatcaggcccaacgtgggtctggtatGGTTTCGTATCTCGTATcaaaaaacttgattctatctcccctttatcaaaaaataaaataaaataaaataagttgattcaccataattttaatttacacAATCAGTAAATCATTACAAGAATAGTCTATTACAATTTTTAAGTATCTAcagtttaaagtttttgtcagacatgattttATGTCTAAGTCTAAATCTATAAGTTCTCATATCAGCTTGTATAAAGTGTGCAGATCTCTGaaacatcaaactctctgcatagcgcatcataaaaaaagcacaatccaacctacaaaacaaaagcacaatccatcataaaataagcacaatccaacctacaaaacaaaagcACAATCCATCATAAAATAAGCACAATCCAAATATGATGGAACAGACACAAATACTTATGATTTGCTTTGTATGGGGCCATTAACTTGAATCGTTTTATACTCTCTCCCGGAGAAAGGTGCTAATCCTTTATGCCATATGTGATAATATGACCAGTTTAACTCCTTAATAAACAACTCCTACAAATAACAAACaatagtaattaatacataaccaatgattattggatataagaaatTTGATACTTACAGTTTGATCAAAAACAGCAGTGTAATTTTCTGTGgtgccaagagagttataatgaattatttgaccTTCCTCCAGGTCCATCaccattagatgccaatgatcatcttggttatTTAGAGGACAGAAAATATATCTAATGGCCTTGTCCTCATCAGTTTTTGCACTCtgtttcaatgcatccacgtgcatcattccAAACAAGTCCTATGCAAACAAGATAGCTAATGAGTTGACTGCATCcaatatatattataaacaaTTTACAATGAAATAAGGAACATACTCGaaatccaaccccacaaaatatggatgggtggtaCGATGAGTTAGAGTTTTTGGCTTCATTAGCAATAATAGtccaataaacatttatgcaatcccTATTGGTGTATTGcgtccaatcaaatattgtcataaaagattgcatatctaaagAGAAAGTATCATTCCTCCATATTGGATGCACCGTCACCCTACACACAAGGATACAGACAATGGAATTAACCaaataaattaaaagtataataaatattattaaactccaataataatcctttGTTGACATGTGATTTAAGTATTTATGCGGCCAAATACGTTACCTTAACTGACTGAGCTTCAATAATGCATCGGCTATCACACCATCTGTATTATTCTTAAAAAATGTCTTCGTTTGCTGAGAGAATTAAAATACtactatgtcattaaggattataaaataacgACTTACCTACTCTCGATcgtaccttcaatattttggtcCTGACCTTGTTAAGTTCATCACAATTTTTTTCTATTTGTGATGAACTTGTATCTTCTGTCTTTGATGGTGCAGGAACATCTGGTTCGACAGCCTGAACAAtctgtttgcctttttttttttgtacattcgGATATCAAACTTCTCTgagttctctttcttttggggcctacACAAAAATTAGTTGGTAGTGTAGGCAGattagggtctatgccttctgatgctcttGTCTCCCTGATGCCTTGCTTTGTATAATTTCTTAgagctctttaatcttattttcggcattggcgatgattttgtcttttacatTTAAAATTCTGTTATTCACGTCAGCATTGATAGTCTCAGTCTTGGTGACACTCGTATCCCGTTCCTTACGCAATTTACTTATTTGTAgatccttttctttaagcatagaATCCATCTCAGCAATCATAATATCCTTTGCTGTTAAGagactatccttttcttctatGACCGCTGTTAGGTTTTTATTAGCTTTCTCCAAACTTTTAGTAGCTTTATGTAATGCTTGCTTTAAACTTTCAAttttttctcccttttccttgcaCTGACTACAATCTACCGTATCGTCACACTGCAGTAGACCTTCTTCGGGTTGCTGTAAAGATCCTTGGTCAACCAACTCAAGAGGCTCAGTTGGTTGAGCCCAGTTTGGTAGTAAATCCAACTCTGATTCTGCcggaattaaatctactaaaattttatctgcagttacacggtctattatttttttgactgtgtcaacatgatagttaggccacCTCCACCGTAGTATTCTAGGCAATTTTTCAGGATGGTCTGGATCAATAatgctgatgtgctcacacactcatacctttataaaaataattcatattCATTACAAATAtcgtgatatatatataatcggacttacaaccaaaatatttggaaatcccttgagcaagggggccttgggcgTTGCATCAGTAACATGTGGTtttggtcttaatgtaagctccaaGCCAATGGCGTCTAATTGAGGAGCCATGAAACTGTATATTAcattgcaccagttaaacctagctaagttgCCAAAATCATCTACATAGTCAATTAGGGAGAGCACAGGTATTCTGAGAACACTGCTACTACCACAAAACAGAACAGTTGCAAAAAAATATAGGATATACAGCTGATAGTAGAGCTTGTCATTTGATCTCGACTTCCTAATCAGTTTCTCCAAATGTTTGGCAGAACAATCGGAATCTTGGAAAAACTCCTTGTACAGTGCGCTGgaagcctcatttaaatcgagacgaactatCTCTCTCCATTGTCGGGAAGGCCAAGAATCAGTCCCACGTCTACCTTTGTAAATTTGAGTATCTTCCAatggaagataaagtttttttcctcctgatcccaattatcaaacatattttggacctgagctcttacaaaagaactatTAGGGAGATCGAGGATCCACGAAAAAGGTTTGCCTCGAATCTTCTGTTCTTGTTCTACAGTCGGTTGAACAGAAGAAATAAATTTTCTGAAGTGACAAATGGTACTCttccagttcattcttttagttcttcctctgttgacaTAACTTGGATAACTTGGTCGATAAGCACTCACACTGGTCAACGCCTCTTTTGTAGCCATTGTGAACCTAGCTACCGTATAACCACATCCAGAAAAACAACTCTTAGATTCCGTAATAACAAATATGCTCTTATTCTACCATGCCCCACTAAGTGAGCAACGGAGCTACGTACGAAACCGATTCTAGAACGCCGATGATGGTAGAGTCACGACTCGACCGGAGCTACGTAGAATGCCTTCGAGAAGAAGATGACGACCGAAGCAGGAGAGTGTGCGCTTTTGCAGATTgaaacttgggcctgatatcccattattttatttaagtatttattcgactcggtttatttttatgattaattattattattttctaataatactctttaatatcaggccccacgttgggcctgatatgctctcatatcaggcccacgttgggcctgatacgctctcatatcaggcctaacggtggatgattttatttttttttcaacactttctACCACACCTTTGgagctttaaaccatgatttcCTAGCACCGTTAGAGTCCT is from Zingiber officinale cultivar Zhangliang chromosome 7B, Zo_v1.1, whole genome shotgun sequence and encodes:
- the LOC122005455 gene encoding pentatricopeptide repeat-containing protein At2g37310-like produces the protein MRSAITTHRVVALAAAPDLRAFGLLLQRWADGGCLREGQKLHARLVALAVVPSNFLASKLISLYSRCCRLQDARRLFDDIPHRNIFSWNAMLLAYALHDHASLAVCLCSSLPASIPPNAFTLSALLKSLTSLPASSHHRSIHALGLRRDLASDIFVSNGLITSYAHADDLVSARRLFDEMLVRDIVSWNAMLSGYSQSGHYEECLQLYREMEAGPDGVLPNAVTVLSVLQACSRLENLAFGLEVHRFAVEHDVKMDRAGWNSIIGFYAKCGCLDYARQVFDGMSDRDGVTYSTLITGYMSYGLVAPAIDLFQKADSPVLSTWNAMIAGLAQNDSHGQVLDFLRRMQASGFRPNAVTLSSVFLTLAFYSNLLGAKQVHGFAIRSDYEQNIYITTALIDTYAKAGSLEAARRVFDATTSRSLIIWTAIISAYAAHGDVEAALQLFNEMLEAGIKPDHVTFTAVLSACAHAGALDEARRIFDAMPPAFGVPPKMEHYACMVGVLSRGGMIREAAQFIEKMPFEPNCKVWGALLNGATVYGDVALGQLAFEHLLEIEPECTGNYILMANLYSKAGRWEEAKMVRGRMKEIGLEHVPGCSWIETCDGPQSFVAGNTSNTRSAEICAILQGLLGLMREEGYSSFEELEEDY